From Alphaproteobacteria bacterium, a single genomic window includes:
- the hemC gene encoding hydroxymethylbilane synthase, which produces MTAQRPPLRIGTRGSPLALFQARAVADLIARLDPHHSGSAAPEPVVIRTSGDRIQDRRLADLGGKALFTKEIERALVDGEIDLAVHSAKDVETELAAGTVLAAVLAREDVRDALIAPGCAALADLPQGAVVGTASLRRQSQLLSVRPDVRVVLLRGNVETRLAKLAQGDVHATFLAAAGLNRLGKAGHVSALLDPAEMLPAAGQGAIAVQCRADDMVVLALLSMLNDPAAAAEVRAERAVLAALGGSCHTPVAVLARADVRGGLSLAARVLRPDGSERWQAEATGTWADGARIGHDLGQSLKRQCDPALLLPAGPASTA; this is translated from the coding sequence ATGACAGCCCAGCGTCCACCCCTTCGCATCGGCACCCGCGGCAGCCCGCTCGCCCTGTTCCAGGCGCGCGCCGTGGCCGATCTCATCGCCCGCCTCGACCCGCACCATTCCGGTAGTGCTGCGCCCGAGCCGGTGGTCATCCGCACCAGCGGCGACCGCATCCAGGACCGGCGTCTGGCCGACCTGGGCGGCAAGGCCCTGTTCACCAAGGAAATCGAGCGCGCCCTGGTCGATGGCGAGATCGACCTGGCCGTGCACAGCGCCAAGGACGTGGAGACCGAACTGGCGGCCGGCACGGTGCTGGCGGCGGTGCTGGCGCGCGAGGACGTGCGCGACGCGCTGATCGCTCCCGGTTGCGCCGCGCTCGCCGACCTGCCGCAAGGGGCGGTGGTCGGCACCGCCTCGCTCCGGCGCCAGTCGCAATTGCTGAGCGTCCGGCCGGACGTGCGGGTGGTGTTGCTGCGCGGCAATGTCGAGACCCGCCTCGCCAAGCTCGCCCAGGGCGACGTGCATGCCACCTTCCTGGCGGCGGCGGGGCTGAACCGGCTCGGCAAGGCCGGCCATGTCTCGGCCCTGCTCGACCCGGCGGAGATGCTGCCGGCGGCGGGGCAGGGGGCGATTGCGGTGCAGTGCCGGGCGGACGACATGGTGGTGCTGGCGCTGCTGTCCATGCTGAACGACCCTGCCGCGGCGGCGGAGGTCCGGGCCGAACGCGCCGTGCTGGCGGCGCTGGGCGGCTCGTGCCACACGCCGGTGGCGGTGCTGGCGCGGGCCGACGTGCGCGGCGGGCTCAGCCTTGCCGCCCGCGTGCTGCGGCCCGACGGTTCCGAGCGATGGCAGGCGGAGGCGACCGGCACCTGGGCGGACGGCGCCCGTATCGGACACGACCTGGGACAAAGCCTGAAACGCCAATGCGATCCCGCCCTGCTCCTACCCGCCGGCCCCGCTTCGACCGCATAA
- a CDS encoding uroporphyrinogen-III synthase — protein MTRPESARPALRQALAARGVRLLVQPLLAFRRLPGPLPPTADIQAVIASSAQAFAGVDAGALPAPIPVFVVGRATARAAARSGFADVRVAADAQTLASDVRNACAPRYGPLLYLAGRHRARDLGRMLTGFEVRLAERYAAEPVKRLAPSVRQAIGRGEVCAVTLYSGRAAHAFAAACRQSGVWAEARRIPALCLSRRIAARLRTHGVRAAWGAPLPQAERLTARLLGRRFSAADLPAIPPAAPGAAHAPHPIRDEAMTSSPPETPDSEPDQPSRLKSVAPHWVAIVAIAALAAIAVIWLWSELQNNTAGRDAIAARVAALSTRIDDLAKIPTFADPATVDKLVVDVGDLTKRTSENARGVKAIGERVDVAASTTQARSKSQSDRVEALESRVGSVESAMGNRADALAASLQDLRAQADATRAALAGLTAKQGQDAKAAATQLASLTAQAGDLDRRLARLEAWAERARPARVAEQLVALADLRRMVESGSPFAGPLQRVQASLPAAKDPGATAGWAAYADTGLPTAAGLGRQLAAIARGRPHAGPVETGSTWVDSAVGTLLKGVTIDDSGPLGQDPVADAFRAAHKALAAGDLAAADAAVAPIAERMPAVVEWRKALTARQQALAMIGAWDKTVMAGISEAPK, from the coding sequence GTGACCCGGCCCGAGTCGGCCCGGCCGGCGCTGCGCCAGGCCCTGGCGGCCAGGGGCGTGCGCTTGCTGGTGCAGCCGCTGCTGGCGTTCCGGCGCCTGCCCGGCCCGCTGCCGCCCACCGCCGACATCCAGGCGGTGATCGCCAGCAGTGCCCAGGCCTTTGCCGGCGTCGATGCCGGCGCGCTGCCCGCGCCGATCCCGGTGTTCGTCGTCGGCCGGGCGACGGCGCGCGCCGCGGCCCGCAGCGGCTTTGCCGATGTGCGCGTGGCCGCCGATGCCCAGACCCTGGCGAGCGACGTGCGCAATGCCTGCGCGCCGCGCTACGGGCCGCTGCTCTATCTGGCCGGCCGTCATCGCGCCCGCGACCTGGGCCGCATGCTGACGGGGTTCGAGGTGCGGCTGGCCGAACGTTATGCGGCCGAGCCGGTCAAGCGTCTGGCGCCGAGCGTGCGGCAGGCCATCGGCCGCGGCGAGGTGTGCGCCGTCACCCTCTATTCCGGCCGCGCCGCCCACGCCTTTGCGGCCGCCTGCCGGCAGAGCGGGGTTTGGGCCGAAGCGCGGCGCATTCCGGCGCTTTGCCTGAGCCGGCGCATCGCCGCACGGTTGCGGACGCATGGTGTCCGCGCCGCATGGGGCGCGCCGTTGCCGCAGGCCGAGCGCTTGACAGCACGCCTTCTTGGCAGGCGATTTAGCGCCGCTGACCTGCCAGCGATTCCCCCTGCCGCGCCCGGCGCGGCCCATGCTCCGCATCCGATCCGAGACGAGGCGATGACCAGTTCTCCCCCCGAGACCCCCGACTCCGAGCCGGACCAGCCGTCGCGCCTGAAGTCGGTGGCGCCGCACTGGGTGGCCATCGTCGCCATTGCCGCGCTGGCCGCCATTGCCGTGATCTGGCTGTGGTCGGAATTGCAGAACAATACCGCCGGCCGCGACGCCATCGCCGCCCGGGTGGCGGCGCTGTCGACCCGGATCGACGATCTGGCGAAGATTCCCACCTTCGCCGACCCGGCCACCGTCGACAAGCTGGTGGTGGATGTGGGCGACCTGACCAAGCGCACGTCCGAAAACGCCCGGGGCGTGAAGGCCATCGGCGAGCGGGTGGATGTGGCCGCCTCGACGACGCAGGCCCGCTCGAAAAGCCAGTCCGACCGGGTGGAGGCGCTGGAAAGCCGGGTCGGCTCGGTCGAGAGCGCCATGGGCAACCGCGCCGATGCCCTGGCCGCCAGCCTGCAAGACCTGCGCGCCCAGGCGGACGCCACCAGGGCGGCGTTGGCCGGGCTGACCGCGAAACAGGGCCAGGACGCCAAGGCCGCCGCAACCCAGCTGGCCAGCCTGACCGCCCAGGCGGGCGACCTGGACCGTCGCCTGGCCCGGCTCGAAGCCTGGGCCGAGCGCGCCCGCCCCGCCCGCGTCGCCGAGCAACTGGTGGCGCTGGCCGACCTGCGACGCATGGTCGAGAGCGGGTCGCCATTCGCCGGCCCGCTGCAACGGGTGCAGGCCTCGCTGCCGGCCGCAAAGGATCCGGGCGCCACCGCCGGCTGGGCCGCCTATGCCGACACCGGCCTGCCCACCGCCGCCGGCCTCGGCCGACAACTGGCGGCCATCGCCCGCGGCCGCCCGCATGCGGGGCCGGTCGAGACCGGCAGCACCTGGGTCGACAGCGCGGTCGGGACCTTGTTGAAGGGCGTCACCATCGATGACAGCGGCCCGCTGGGTCAGGACCCGGTGGCCGACGCCTTCCGCGCCGCCCACAAGGCGCTGGCCGCCGGCGATCTGGCCGCGGCAGACGCGGCAGTCGCCCCCATTGCGGAGCGGATGCCGGCGGTGGTGGAATGGCGCAAGGCACTGACGGCGCGCCAGCAGGCGCTGGCCATGATCGGAGCCTGGGACAAAACCGTGATGGCGGGCATTAGCGAGGCTCCGAAATGA
- a CDS encoding heme biosynthesis protein HemY: MIRAIFLFLVFGAIIFAADWLLDRPGTIAISWQGLEVHESFAWGVGMLALVLLAAIVGFWLISWLLRSPWTLASRIGRSRRERGQTAISLGMVAIAAGDREEARRQSRRAAQLVPDQPLATLLAAQTAQLDGDEQAARRYFLRLAETPDTAFLGLRGLWMQAMKEGRTRDALHYVERAHEQQPNAAWVLEAQLTLQARLGQWDAAAETLEKLAKRKLRTVEQTREARALIHVERSRALAARGDVPDALAAARVAYKANPTLVPGVAQYARMQIASHRRGKAEKAIEEAWSLSPHPMLAEAYRGVVDTVTPEKQLDLARKLAAVKPNDPESAILVARFAMAANRWTDAAEALAPLTRRNPPARICRLMAEIEADGRNDLEAARNWLARAAGAPPDEAWVCRETGAVQAEWSAVCADSQLFGTLEWRIPYHLETAAPAMLEAATGGAVTGGAVTVTGAAVLADDGDASADAADADGVTVVEAVAEPVDADAPPRKAGAGA, encoded by the coding sequence ATGATACGCGCGATTTTTCTGTTTCTGGTCTTCGGCGCGATCATTTTCGCCGCCGACTGGCTGCTGGACCGACCGGGAACCATCGCCATTTCGTGGCAGGGGCTGGAGGTGCACGAGTCGTTCGCCTGGGGCGTCGGCATGCTGGCGCTGGTGTTGCTGGCCGCCATTGTCGGCTTCTGGCTGATTTCCTGGCTGCTGCGCTCGCCCTGGACGCTGGCCTCGCGCATCGGCCGGTCGCGGCGCGAGCGCGGCCAGACCGCGATCTCGCTCGGCATGGTGGCGATTGCCGCCGGCGACCGCGAGGAGGCGCGCCGACAGTCGCGCCGTGCGGCGCAACTGGTGCCGGACCAGCCGCTCGCCACCCTGCTGGCGGCGCAGACGGCGCAGCTGGATGGCGACGAACAGGCCGCCCGGCGCTATTTCCTGCGGCTGGCGGAAACCCCGGACACCGCCTTCCTGGGCCTGCGCGGCCTGTGGATGCAGGCGATGAAGGAGGGGCGCACCCGCGACGCCCTGCACTATGTCGAGCGCGCCCACGAGCAGCAGCCGAACGCGGCCTGGGTGCTGGAGGCGCAACTGACCCTGCAGGCGCGCCTCGGCCAGTGGGATGCCGCCGCGGAGACGCTGGAAAAGCTGGCCAAGCGCAAGCTGCGCACCGTCGAGCAAACCCGCGAGGCGCGGGCGCTGATCCATGTGGAGCGCAGCCGTGCCCTGGCCGCCCGTGGCGACGTTCCGGATGCGCTGGCCGCCGCCCGGGTGGCCTACAAGGCCAATCCGACGCTGGTGCCCGGCGTCGCGCAGTATGCGCGGATGCAGATCGCCAGCCACCGCCGCGGCAAGGCGGAAAAGGCGATCGAGGAGGCCTGGAGCCTGTCGCCCCATCCGATGCTGGCAGAGGCCTATCGCGGCGTCGTCGATACGGTGACGCCCGAAAAACAGCTCGATCTCGCCCGCAAGCTGGCCGCGGTGAAGCCGAACGACCCGGAAAGCGCCATCCTGGTCGCCCGGTTCGCCATGGCCGCCAATCGCTGGACCGATGCCGCCGAAGCCCTGGCGCCGCTCACCCGCCGCAATCCGCCCGCCCGCATCTGCCGCCTGATGGCGGAAATCGAGGCGGACGGCCGCAACGACCTGGAAGCCGCGCGCAACTGGCTGGCCCGCGCCGCCGGGGCACCGCCGGACGAGGCCTGGGTGTGCCGCGAGACCGGCGCCGTGCAGGCGGAATGGTCCGCGGTCTGCGCCGACAGCCAGTTGTTCGGCACGCTGGAATGGCGGATCCCCTACCATCTGGAGACCGCGGCCCCGGCGATGCTGGAAGCCGCGACCGGAGGGGCGGTGACCGGAGGGGCGGTAACCGTGACCGGTGCGGCGGTCCTGGCCGACGACGGGGACGCCAGTGCGGACGCCGCCGATGCGGATGGCGTCACCGTGGTCGAGGCGGTGGCGGAGCCGGTGGATGCCGACGCCCCGCCCCGCAAGGCGGGGGCCGGCGCATGA
- a CDS encoding PaaI family thioesterase codes for MSAANFIEALGIRFVEVSKTRVLAEMDARAEHSNGNGVVHGGIYMAFADTLGARGAIMNLPDNCRTSTLESKTNFLRGARVGTLVGECTPVHVGRTTQVWRTVITGPDGKKCAEVTQTQLVIATEPDDPVTLRMQAMRDGRIPHNP; via the coding sequence ATGAGCGCGGCCAATTTCATCGAGGCCCTCGGCATCCGCTTCGTCGAGGTGTCGAAGACGCGGGTGCTGGCCGAAATGGACGCGCGCGCGGAGCATTCGAACGGCAACGGTGTCGTCCATGGCGGCATCTACATGGCGTTCGCGGATACGCTGGGCGCCCGCGGCGCCATCATGAACCTGCCGGACAACTGCCGCACCAGCACGCTGGAATCGAAGACCAACTTCCTGCGCGGCGCCCGTGTCGGCACGCTGGTCGGCGAGTGCACGCCGGTGCATGTGGGCCGCACCACCCAGGTCTGGCGCACGGTCATCACCGGCCCCGACGGCAAGAAATGCGCCGAGGTCACCCAGACCCAGCTCGTGATCGCGACCGAGCCCGACGATCCCGTGACCCTGCGCATGCAGGCCATGCGCGACGGCCGCATTCCGCACAATCCCTGA
- a CDS encoding cobalamin-independent methionine synthase II family protein translates to MLTGLPLLPTMGVGSHAAPGWLFSFREAMRAGKAGPADVDEAYGDATRTAIADQIQAGLDVFSDGELTRDRFVYAMYDRLEGLTRQSVARRLGVPGYDRTPGYVADERVRAPNGLGLVEDYQFLRREVARQLGDAAAATRLKMALPGPITFVRSIRAGRAYAAEADPQHALLADLVALIRAEVAALVAAGCPLVQLDEPGLTYPLDWLGQAEAVAAINRVGEAAPDAFAVHVCFGNNASRPYTPRDFDRLQPALETLSADWLVLEFANREMAGLDLVAALANPARIAAGVVDVKSFHQESADDVARRIDLVLAAGIPAERLALTADCGLSAIPRWLGVRKLEALAAGAALVRGRA, encoded by the coding sequence ATGCTGACGGGCCTCCCCCTGCTGCCCACCATGGGCGTCGGCAGCCACGCCGCGCCCGGCTGGCTGTTCAGCTTCCGCGAGGCCATGCGCGCCGGCAAGGCCGGGCCGGCCGACGTGGACGAGGCCTATGGCGACGCCACCCGCACCGCCATCGCCGACCAGATCCAGGCCGGGTTGGACGTGTTCAGCGACGGCGAACTGACGCGGGACCGCTTCGTCTATGCCATGTACGACCGGCTGGAAGGGCTGACCCGCCAGTCGGTGGCGCGCCGCCTGGGCGTGCCGGGCTATGACCGTACCCCCGGCTATGTGGCGGACGAGCGGGTGCGGGCGCCGAACGGCCTGGGATTGGTCGAAGACTATCAGTTTCTCCGCCGCGAGGTGGCGCGGCAGTTGGGCGACGCGGCCGCGGCGACGCGGCTGAAAATGGCGCTGCCGGGGCCGATCACCTTCGTGCGCAGCATCCGCGCCGGCCGGGCCTATGCGGCGGAGGCCGACCCGCAGCACGCCCTGCTCGCCGATCTGGTGGCGCTGATCCGGGCGGAGGTGGCGGCGCTGGTGGCCGCCGGCTGCCCACTGGTACAGTTGGACGAACCGGGCCTCACCTATCCCTTGGACTGGCTGGGCCAGGCCGAGGCGGTGGCGGCAATCAACCGGGTGGGGGAGGCCGCGCCGGACGCCTTTGCCGTGCATGTCTGCTTCGGCAACAATGCCAGCCGCCCCTACACGCCGCGCGACTTCGACCGCTTGCAACCCGCCCTGGAGACGCTCAGCGCCGATTGGCTGGTGCTGGAATTCGCCAACCGCGAGATGGCGGGGCTCGACCTGGTGGCGGCGCTGGCCAACCCGGCGCGGATCGCCGCCGGCGTGGTCGACGTGAAGAGCTTCCATCAGGAAAGCGCGGACGACGTCGCGCGCAGGATCGACCTTGTGCTGGCCGCCGGCATTCCGGCGGAGCGGCTGGCGCTGACCGCCGATTGCGGCCTCTCCGCCATTCCCCGCTGGCTGGGCGTGCGCAAGCTGGAGGCTTTGGCCGCCGGCGCCGCGCTGGTGCGCGGCCGCGCCTGA
- a CDS encoding nitronate monooxygenase, whose translation MALPASLHSCLRLPLIAAPMFLVSGPDLVIAACRAGVIGSFPTINCRTVAELAEWLERIDAELGPEHAPVAPNLVVHRSNSRLADDLALICKHKPALVIASVGSPAPIIDAIHGYGGLVFADIASMRHAEKAIAAGADGLILLTAGAGGQTGWANLFAFVRGVRRLFDGPVVLAGGVGDGQALLAAEALGCDLAYMGTRFIATAESMAKDAYKQMLVASGLDDIKLTRAMTGLETNMLIPSLLAAGLDPDNLPERGSVAIDKDINPNAPRRWKDVWSAGHSVQMVDGVPAVADLVETVAAEYAAARRRFGAC comes from the coding sequence ATGGCGCTACCGGCCTCGCTGCACTCCTGCCTCCGCCTGCCGCTGATCGCGGCGCCGATGTTCCTGGTCTCCGGCCCGGATCTGGTCATTGCCGCCTGCCGGGCCGGCGTCATCGGCTCCTTCCCGACCATCAACTGCCGCACGGTCGCGGAACTGGCCGAATGGCTGGAGCGCATCGACGCCGAACTGGGGCCGGAGCACGCGCCGGTGGCGCCGAACCTGGTGGTGCACCGTTCCAACAGCCGCCTCGCCGACGATCTGGCGCTGATCTGCAAACACAAGCCGGCGCTGGTGATCGCCAGCGTCGGCTCGCCCGCACCGATCATCGACGCGATCCACGGCTATGGCGGGCTGGTGTTCGCCGACATTGCCAGCATGCGCCATGCGGAGAAGGCGATTGCGGCCGGGGCCGACGGCCTGATCCTGCTGACCGCCGGCGCCGGCGGCCAGACCGGCTGGGCCAACCTGTTCGCCTTCGTGCGCGGCGTGCGCCGCCTGTTCGACGGGCCGGTGGTGCTGGCCGGCGGCGTCGGCGACGGCCAGGCCCTGCTGGCGGCCGAGGCGCTGGGCTGCGACCTCGCCTATATGGGCACCCGCTTCATCGCCACGGCCGAGAGCATGGCCAAGGACGCCTACAAGCAGATGCTGGTCGCCTCCGGCCTGGACGACATCAAGCTGACGCGGGCGATGACCGGGTTGGAGACCAACATGCTGATCCCCTCGCTGCTCGCCGCCGGCCTCGACCCGGACAACCTGCCGGAGCGCGGCTCGGTCGCCATCGACAAGGACATCAACCCGAACGCGCCGCGGCGCTGGAAGGACGTCTGGTCCGCCGGCCATTCGGTGCAGATGGTCGACGGCGTGCCGGCGGTCGCCGACCTGGTGGAAACGGTTGCCGCCGAATACGCGGCGGCGCGGCGCAGGTTCGGCGCATGCTGA
- a CDS encoding MAPEG family protein, whose product MSATAMVAPELWWLAVMGLIMAATSLPYVLDRIVVRGLWGALDNPQPHPLPQSAWAERMKAAHYNSVENLVVFAPLAVAVVVAGVTDANTLLAVQAFVIARARSISWSTRWHPPVLRTLAFLVGWLAIVALALRLLGLI is encoded by the coding sequence ATGAGTGCAACCGCTATGGTAGCCCCCGAATTGTGGTGGCTGGCCGTCATGGGCCTGATCATGGCCGCCACCTCCCTGCCCTATGTGCTGGACCGGATCGTGGTCCGGGGCCTTTGGGGCGCGCTCGACAACCCGCAACCGCATCCGCTGCCCCAATCCGCCTGGGCCGAGCGGATGAAGGCGGCGCACTACAACAGCGTCGAGAACCTGGTGGTGTTCGCACCGCTGGCGGTCGCCGTGGTGGTGGCCGGCGTCACCGACGCGAACACCCTGCTGGCGGTGCAGGCCTTCGTGATCGCGCGCGCGCGGTCTATATCGTGGTCTACACGCTGGCATCCTCCAGTGCTGCGCACGCTGGCCTTCCTGGTCGGCTGGCTCGCCATCGTCGCCCTGGCGCTGCGGCTGCTGGGCCTGATCTGA
- a CDS encoding NAD(P)-dependent oxidoreductase translates to MANVAFLGLGVMGYPMAGHLATKGGHTVTVYNRTAAKAAQWVAQYDGKSAATPKEAAAGQDMVFACVGADDDVRAVCTGPDGAFQAMGKDTVFVDHTTASAEVAREMYAAAKAMGLNFIDGPVSGGQAGAENGALTVMCGGDQAPFERAKPAMDCYGRAVTLLGEAGSGQLTKMVNQICIAGLVQALSEGLNFAVKAGLDPDQVLEVIGKGAAQSWQMDNRGRTMTRGEFEFGFAVDWMRKDLGICLAEANRNKARLPVTALVDQFYATVQARGGGRYDTSALIHLLMND, encoded by the coding sequence ATGGCAAACGTCGCTTTCCTCGGCCTGGGCGTGATGGGCTATCCGATGGCGGGCCACCTGGCCACCAAGGGCGGCCACACGGTCACCGTCTACAACCGCACCGCCGCCAAGGCCGCCCAGTGGGTCGCGCAATACGACGGCAAGAGCGCGGCGACGCCGAAGGAAGCCGCGGCCGGCCAGGACATGGTTTTTGCCTGCGTCGGCGCCGACGACGATGTCCGCGCCGTCTGTACCGGCCCGGACGGCGCGTTCCAGGCCATGGGCAAGGACACCGTGTTCGTCGACCACACCACCGCGTCTGCCGAAGTCGCGCGCGAGATGTATGCGGCGGCCAAGGCCATGGGCCTCAACTTCATCGACGGCCCGGTTTCCGGTGGCCAGGCGGGGGCGGAGAACGGCGCGCTCACCGTCATGTGCGGCGGCGACCAGGCGCCGTTCGAGCGCGCCAAGCCGGCCATGGACTGCTATGGCCGCGCCGTCACCCTGCTGGGCGAGGCCGGCAGCGGCCAGCTCACCAAGATGGTGAACCAGATCTGCATTGCCGGCCTGGTGCAGGCGCTGTCGGAAGGCCTGAACTTCGCCGTCAAGGCCGGTCTCGACCCGGACCAGGTGCTGGAGGTAATCGGCAAGGGCGCGGCGCAGTCCTGGCAGATGGACAATCGCGGCCGCACCATGACCCGGGGCGAGTTCGAGTTCGGCTTCGCCGTCGACTGGATGCGCAAGGACCTGGGCATCTGCCTCGCCGAAGCGAACCGCAACAAGGCCCGCCTGCCGGTGACGGCGCTGGTGGACCAGTTCTACGCCACCGTCCAGGCCCGCGGCGGCGGCCGCTACGACACCTCCGCCCTGATCCACCTGCTGATGAACGACTAG
- a CDS encoding inositol monophosphatase, with product MIPDPDRVAQVIREIAARELVPKFITLTADEIGEKTPGDFVTAVDLAMEAALAKALVQLLPGSLVVGEEAVHDDRGLLAVLEGDEPVWVIDPLDGTGNFAQGLPIVAVIVALVIKGETVAGWIYDPLSDRMAMATHGAGAYLGDRRLKVARPAEDRSLNGSIYGRFVRQSEPYRRIWGQGRGRLGNVFNARCVGQEYLARLKGRMHFGVYTRLNPWDHAAGVLMHQEAGGVARMGDGSPYRPAERGHVCLLTPDEDLWQTMQQELILPALAEEARRTQK from the coding sequence ATGATCCCCGATCCCGATCGCGTCGCCCAGGTCATCCGCGAGATCGCGGCGCGCGAACTGGTGCCGAAATTCATCACCCTCACCGCCGACGAGATCGGCGAGAAGACGCCCGGCGACTTCGTCACCGCGGTCGACTTGGCCATGGAGGCGGCGCTGGCCAAGGCGCTGGTGCAGCTCCTGCCCGGCTCGCTGGTGGTGGGCGAGGAGGCGGTGCACGACGACCGCGGCCTGCTCGCCGTGCTGGAAGGCGACGAGCCGGTCTGGGTGATCGACCCGCTGGACGGCACCGGCAATTTCGCCCAGGGCCTGCCCATCGTCGCCGTGATCGTGGCGCTGGTGATCAAGGGCGAGACCGTGGCCGGCTGGATCTACGACCCGCTCTCCGACCGCATGGCGATGGCCACCCACGGCGCCGGCGCCTATCTCGGCGACCGCCGCCTGAAAGTGGCGCGCCCGGCGGAGGACCGCTCGCTGAACGGCTCGATCTACGGCCGCTTCGTGCGCCAGTCCGAGCCCTACCGCCGCATCTGGGGCCAGGGTCGCGGCCGGCTCGGCAATGTGTTCAACGCCCGCTGCGTCGGCCAGGAATATCTGGCCCGCCTGAAGGGGCGCATGCATTTCGGCGTCTACACCCGGCTGAACCCCTGGGACCACGCCGCCGGCGTGCTGATGCACCAGGAGGCGGGCGGTGTGGCCCGCATGGGTGACGGCTCGCCTTACCGCCCCGCGGAAAGAGGGCATGTCTGCCTGCTGACTCCGGACGAGGACTTGTGGCAAACCATGCAGCAGGAATTGATCCTGCCGGCGCTGGCGGAAGAAGCCCGTCGAACCCAAAAATAG
- the hflX gene encoding GTPase HflX, giving the protein MTEHRDEPRFHNSKPEPERALVVHPDIAGQPASRPADAALTEAVGLTAAIDLDVRHAMVAGVKKVRPATLLGAGVVEQIETVCRMEEIDVVIVDCQLTPAQQRNLERAVDAKVIDRTGLILEIFGARARTAEGRLQVELAQLTYQRTRLVRSWTHLERQRGGAGFMGGPGERQIELDRRLIDDRIVRLKKDLADVQRTRGLHRSSRKKVPYPVVALVGYTNAGKSTLFNRLTRADVMAQDMLFATLDPTMRAVKLPGGRTVILSDTVGFISDLPTQLVAAFRATLEEVTEADLLLHVRDAADPDSAAQKRDVEQVLAELGLSGDDAKPMIEVLNKADLIPPEDLALLRERVDGQAWVLASALTGDGCDDLMRAIDRALAAQRTVVELDVAHADGKTLAWLYRRGQVLAREDREAGAHLTVALDPADLARLERGLEAQ; this is encoded by the coding sequence TTGACCGAACACCGCGACGAACCGCGCTTTCACAACAGCAAACCCGAGCCGGAGCGCGCGCTCGTCGTTCATCCCGATATTGCCGGCCAACCCGCATCGCGGCCTGCTGACGCGGCCCTGACGGAGGCTGTCGGGCTGACCGCGGCGATCGATCTGGACGTCCGTCACGCCATGGTGGCGGGCGTGAAGAAAGTGCGCCCGGCGACCCTGCTGGGCGCCGGCGTGGTCGAGCAGATCGAGACGGTCTGCCGGATGGAGGAAATCGACGTCGTCATCGTCGATTGCCAGCTGACGCCGGCCCAGCAACGCAATCTGGAACGCGCGGTCGATGCCAAGGTGATCGACCGCACCGGCCTGATCCTGGAAATTTTCGGCGCCCGCGCCCGCACGGCCGAAGGCCGGTTGCAGGTGGAACTGGCCCAGCTCACCTATCAGCGCACCCGGCTGGTGCGCTCCTGGACCCACCTGGAGCGGCAGCGTGGCGGCGCCGGTTTCATGGGCGGCCCCGGCGAGCGGCAGATCGAACTCGACCGCCGCCTGATCGACGACCGCATCGTTCGCCTGAAAAAAGACCTGGCCGACGTGCAGCGCACCCGCGGCCTGCACCGCTCCAGCCGCAAGAAGGTGCCCTATCCGGTGGTGGCGCTGGTCGGCTACACCAATGCCGGCAAGTCCACCCTGTTCAACCGCCTGACCCGGGCGGACGTGATGGCCCAGGACATGCTGTTCGCCACGCTCGACCCGACCATGCGCGCGGTGAAGCTGCCGGGCGGGCGCACGGTGATCCTGTCGGACACGGTGGGCTTCATCTCCGACCTGCCGACCCAGCTGGTCGCCGCCTTCCGCGCGACCCTGGAAGAGGTGACCGAGGCCGACCTGCTGTTGCACGTCCGCGATGCCGCCGACCCGGATTCCGCGGCGCAGAAGCGCGACGTGGAGCAGGTGCTGGCGGAACTCGGCCTTTCCGGCGACGACGCCAAGCCGATGATCGAGGTGCTGAACAAGGCCGACCTGATCCCGCCCGAAGACCTGGCGCTGCTGCGCGAGCGCGTCGACGGCCAGGCCTGGGTGCTGGCCTCGGCCCTGACCGGCGACGGTTGCGACGATCTGATGCGCGCCATCGACCGTGCGCTGGCCGCCCAGCGCACGGTGGTCGAACTCGACGTGGCGCACGCCGACGGCAAGACGCTGGCCTGGCTCTATCGCCGCGGCCAGGTGCTGGCGCGCGAGGACCGCGAGGCCGGCGCCCATCTGACCGTCGCCCTGGACCCGGCCGACCTGGCAAGGTTAGAACGGGGCCTCGAAGCACAATAG
- the hfq gene encoding RNA chaperone Hfq, with the protein MPGQKQQNLQDVFLNYVRKNKLPVTVFLMNGVKLQGVITWFDNFSILLRRDGHSQLVYKHAISTVMPSQPVMLWDGPEGDAVEGEAAV; encoded by the coding sequence ATGCCCGGCCAAAAACAACAAAACCTTCAGGACGTGTTCCTGAACTATGTGCGTAAAAACAAGCTGCCGGTAACCGTCTTTCTGATGAATGGCGTAAAGCTGCAGGGCGTGATCACCTGGTTCGACAATTTCTCGATTTTGCTGCGTCGTGATGGCCACTCCCAGTTGGTCTACAAACACGCGATTTCCACCGTCATGCCGTCCCAGCCCGTGATGCTGTGGGATGGCCCCGAGGGTGATGCTGTCGAGGGCGAGGCTGCCGTTTGA